Proteins encoded within one genomic window of Acidihalobacter prosperus:
- the rpsA gene encoding 30S ribosomal protein S1 has product MSESFAQLLEESMAYTEMKPGAILNATILEIKPDVVVVNAGLKSEGVIPAEEFYNDRGEIEVAVGDVIEVALDAVEDGFGETRLSREKAKRAKAWKVLEDAFEKDEIVSGKISGKVKGGFTVDINDIRAFLPGSLVDVRPVRDTAYLEGKDLEFKVIKLDRRRNNVVVSRRAVVESEYSAEREALLESLHEGQVLKGIVKNLTDYGAFLDLGGIDGLLHITDMAWKRVKHPSEVVNIGDEIEVKVLKFDRERNRVSLGLKQLGEDPWVDIARRYPTGTRLFGKVTNITDYGCFVEIEDGVEGLVHVSEIDWTNKNVNPAKAVTIGEETEVMILDIDEERRRISLGMKQCIPNPWEEFAQNFNKGDRVTGVIKSITDFGIFVGLDGGIDGLVHLSDISWHVPGEEAVRNYKKGDEIDTVVLAVDPERERISLGIKQIEKDPFSNFVAEHPKGTMLKGTVVEVDAKAATIDLGDEIIGTLRASELSRDRVEDARTVLKVGDEVEAKFMGVDRKNRTVTLSIKAKEFAEEAEVLQDYSSSGSGATTSLGELLKEKMDANNRS; this is encoded by the coding sequence ATGAGCGAAAGTTTTGCGCAGCTGCTAGAAGAGAGCATGGCCTATACGGAGATGAAGCCCGGGGCCATCCTCAACGCCACCATTCTCGAGATCAAGCCCGACGTCGTGGTCGTCAACGCCGGCCTCAAGTCTGAGGGCGTCATCCCCGCCGAGGAGTTCTACAACGATCGCGGCGAAATCGAGGTGGCCGTCGGCGATGTGATCGAGGTTGCCCTCGATGCGGTCGAGGACGGTTTTGGCGAAACGCGGCTGTCGCGTGAAAAGGCGAAGCGGGCCAAGGCCTGGAAGGTGCTCGAAGACGCTTTCGAGAAAGACGAGATTGTCAGCGGCAAGATCAGCGGCAAGGTCAAGGGCGGCTTCACGGTCGACATCAACGACATCCGCGCCTTCCTGCCCGGTTCGCTGGTCGATGTGCGTCCGGTGCGCGACACGGCCTATCTCGAGGGCAAGGACCTCGAATTCAAGGTCATCAAGCTGGACCGTCGCCGCAACAACGTCGTCGTGTCCCGTCGCGCCGTGGTCGAGTCCGAATACAGCGCCGAGCGTGAAGCACTGCTCGAAAGCCTGCATGAAGGTCAGGTGCTCAAGGGCATCGTCAAGAACCTCACCGACTATGGTGCATTCCTCGACCTCGGCGGCATCGACGGCCTGCTGCACATCACCGACATGGCGTGGAAGCGCGTCAAGCATCCCTCGGAAGTGGTCAATATCGGCGACGAGATCGAGGTCAAGGTGCTCAAGTTCGATCGCGAGCGCAATCGCGTTTCGCTCGGTCTCAAGCAGCTGGGCGAGGATCCATGGGTCGATATCGCGCGCCGCTACCCGACGGGCACGCGCCTGTTCGGCAAGGTCACCAACATCACCGATTACGGCTGCTTCGTCGAAATCGAGGATGGTGTCGAAGGTCTGGTGCACGTATCCGAGATCGATTGGACCAACAAGAACGTCAATCCGGCCAAGGCCGTGACCATCGGCGAAGAGACCGAGGTCATGATCCTCGACATCGACGAGGAACGCCGCCGCATTTCGCTGGGCATGAAGCAGTGCATTCCCAATCCTTGGGAAGAGTTCGCGCAGAATTTCAACAAGGGCGACCGCGTTACCGGCGTGATCAAGTCGATTACCGATTTCGGCATCTTCGTCGGTCTGGACGGCGGCATCGACGGCCTGGTGCATCTTTCCGACATCTCCTGGCATGTGCCGGGCGAAGAGGCTGTGCGCAACTACAAGAAGGGTGACGAGATCGACACTGTGGTCCTGGCCGTCGATCCCGAGCGCGAGCGCATTTCCCTGGGCATCAAGCAGATCGAGAAGGATCCGTTCTCGAATTTCGTCGCCGAACACCCCAAGGGCACGATGCTCAAGGGCACGGTGGTCGAGGTCGATGCCAAGGCGGCGACCATCGATCTGGGCGACGAGATCATCGGTACGCTGCGTGCGTCGGAACTTTCGCGTGATCGCGTGGAGGATGCGCGTACCGTACTGAAAGTGGGCGACGAGGTCGAAGCCAAGTTCATGGGCGTGGATCGCAAGAACCGTACGGTCACCCTGTCGATCAAGGCCAAGGAGTTTGCCGAGGAAGCCGAGGTGCTGCAGGATTACAGCAGCAGCGGCAGTGGTGCGACGACTTCGCTGGGCGAGTTGCTTAAGGAAAAAATGGACGCCAACAACCGGTCCTGA
- a CDS encoding integration host factor subunit beta codes for MTKSELIEALAKKHDHLHYRDVELSVKGLLEQMSTALASGERIEIRGFGSFSLHYRPPRIGRNPKTGDTVPLPGKHVPHFKPGKELRERVNSSIG; via the coding sequence ATGACAAAATCAGAACTCATCGAGGCCCTGGCCAAGAAACACGACCACCTGCATTACCGTGACGTCGAGCTTTCGGTCAAGGGTTTGCTGGAACAAATGAGCACGGCCCTCGCTTCCGGCGAGAGAATCGAGATACGAGGTTTCGGCAGCTTTTCGTTGCATTACCGGCCGCCTCGTATCGGACGAAACCCCAAGACCGGCGATACGGTGCCCCTGCCGGGCAAGCATGTCCCGCATTTCAAGCCTGGCAAGGAACTGCGCGAGCGGGTGAACAGCAGCATCGGCTGA
- a CDS encoding LapA family protein yields the protein MRKLFSIVLILLMMLLAVAFTSLNLGAMAINLYFIHVDLPIAVAIFLFLLLGAILGVMASSGLWLRQARTNRKLRRRLENCDKELASLRNLPVKDPS from the coding sequence ATGCGCAAGCTGTTTTCAATCGTTCTGATACTGCTCATGATGCTGTTGGCGGTGGCGTTCACATCGCTCAATCTCGGCGCCATGGCGATCAATCTTTACTTCATCCACGTCGATCTGCCGATCGCCGTCGCGATTTTTCTGTTTCTGCTGTTGGGCGCCATACTCGGCGTGATGGCCAGCAGTGGTCTCTGGTTGCGTCAAGCGCGTACGAACCGAAAATTGCGCCGTCGCCTCGAGAACTGTGACAAGGAGTTGGCGAGTCTGCGCAACCTGCCGGTCAAGGACCCCTCTTGA
- the lapB gene encoding lipopolysaccharide assembly protein LapB, with amino-acid sequence MLDLLWLLLPIAAATGWWSGRRSLRASGKDRPCPSLPGEYVKGLNYLLNEQPDKALELFVRVVEVDSETVETYLLLGSLFRRRGEVERAIRIHQNLIARPHLEGQHRATALLELGKDYMRAGLLDRAEGLYKELLSTRYLKGEACFELQKIYEQEKDWLEAIRSAEAYQSSSGDSQQSVIAHYWCEASEQQRQAGRSRLAIDYAKRALVRDPGCVRASILLGDIALAARDSAQAVKYYARVAEQDPDFLPVVLPKLRAAYAGLGDQSGLSRLLSRFRGRKHDSETILQMIRDLLDHGDEPAARKALIEEIGKQVAPVRLLREYVALEQTRFEGDPAETLRLIERVLGEHLQQWFAYRCNHCGFRAKNLFWQCPGCHRWGTIRPYDSPDDNLSGGRHG; translated from the coding sequence ATGCTCGACTTGTTGTGGCTGCTTCTTCCCATAGCAGCCGCGACCGGGTGGTGGTCCGGACGGCGCAGTTTGCGGGCGTCCGGCAAGGACCGCCCGTGTCCTTCTTTACCCGGCGAATACGTCAAGGGACTCAACTACCTGCTCAACGAACAGCCCGACAAGGCACTTGAGCTGTTCGTGCGTGTCGTCGAAGTTGATTCGGAGACGGTCGAGACCTATTTGTTGCTGGGTAGCCTGTTTCGTCGCCGGGGAGAGGTCGAACGGGCGATCAGGATTCATCAGAACCTCATCGCGCGCCCTCACCTCGAGGGGCAGCACCGGGCTACCGCGCTGCTCGAACTGGGCAAGGATTACATGCGGGCGGGGCTGCTTGACCGCGCCGAGGGACTTTACAAGGAATTGCTGAGCACGCGCTATCTCAAGGGCGAGGCTTGCTTTGAGCTGCAGAAGATCTATGAGCAGGAAAAGGACTGGCTCGAGGCAATTCGTTCGGCCGAAGCCTATCAGTCTTCATCCGGGGATTCGCAGCAGAGCGTGATCGCGCATTACTGGTGCGAAGCGTCCGAGCAGCAGCGCCAGGCGGGTCGGTCGCGGTTGGCTATCGATTATGCCAAGCGTGCGCTGGTGCGCGACCCAGGCTGTGTGCGGGCGAGTATTTTGCTGGGCGATATCGCGCTTGCGGCGCGCGACAGCGCGCAAGCCGTCAAATATTATGCCCGCGTCGCCGAACAAGACCCCGATTTTCTCCCCGTGGTATTGCCGAAATTGCGCGCGGCTTACGCTGGACTGGGCGATCAAAGCGGCCTGTCGAGGCTGCTGTCTCGCTTTCGGGGGCGCAAGCACGACAGCGAAACCATCCTGCAGATGATCCGTGATCTGCTCGATCATGGCGATGAGCCGGCCGCACGCAAGGCATTGATCGAGGAAATCGGCAAGCAGGTGGCGCCAGTGCGGTTGCTCCGGGAGTATGTGGCTCTTGAACAGACTCGTTTCGAAGGCGATCCGGCCGAAACCCTGCGCCTGATCGAGCGGGTTTTGGGCGAACATCTGCAGCAGTGGTTTGCCTACCGTTGTAACCATTGCGGTTTTCGCGCCAAGAATCTCTTTTGGCAATGTCCGGGCTGCCATCGTTGGGGCACGATTCGCCCCTATGATTCGCCGGACGACAATCTTTCAGGAGGTAGGCATGGATAG
- the pyrF gene encoding orotidine-5'-phosphate decarboxylase → MDSQRTIDGARVIVALDFPDAGGALALAAQLDPQLCRLKVGFELFVAAGPALVEALMARGFDVFLDLKFHDIPNTVASACRAAANLGVWMLNVHASGGSAMMQAARESIATCPRPPLLIAVTVLTSMDSGDLRRIGVERSAGEQVLELARLTQDCGLDGIVCSAQEARLLREAIGAEFLLVTPGIRPHDSEGDDQKRVLSPVEALRAGSDYLVVGRPITRAQDPLGRLHAISESLRAAE, encoded by the coding sequence ATGGATAGCCAGCGTACGATCGACGGCGCTCGGGTGATCGTGGCCCTGGACTTTCCGGATGCGGGCGGCGCGCTCGCGCTCGCCGCACAACTTGACCCGCAATTGTGCCGTCTGAAGGTCGGTTTCGAGCTTTTCGTGGCGGCGGGCCCGGCCTTGGTCGAAGCCCTGATGGCGCGCGGTTTTGATGTATTTCTGGATCTCAAGTTTCATGACATTCCCAACACCGTTGCGTCCGCCTGTCGGGCGGCGGCCAATCTCGGCGTCTGGATGCTGAACGTGCATGCAAGTGGCGGGAGCGCAATGATGCAGGCTGCACGCGAATCGATCGCGACCTGCCCGAGGCCGCCGCTGCTGATTGCAGTCACGGTGTTGACGTCCATGGACAGCGGCGATCTCAGGCGGATTGGCGTCGAGCGTTCCGCAGGCGAACAGGTGCTCGAGCTAGCACGCCTCACCCAGGACTGCGGACTCGACGGCATCGTGTGTTCGGCTCAGGAAGCCCGCCTGTTGCGCGAAGCGATTGGCGCTGAATTTCTGTTGGTCACGCCGGGCATCCGCCCACACGATAGCGAAGGCGACGATCAGAAGCGTGTGCTGTCTCCCGTCGAAGCGCTGCGCGCAGGATCGGACTATCTGGTCGTGGGGCGCCCCATCACGCGCGCGCAGGACCCGCTCGGTCGCCTGCATGCGATATCGGAATCCTTGAGGGCCGCGGAATAA
- the galU gene encoding UTP--glucose-1-phosphate uridylyltransferase GalU translates to MSKPVRKAVFPVAGMGTRFLPATKANPKEMLPVVDKPLIQYAAEEAVKAGIEVLIFVNGRSKRAIPDHFDKAYELETELEARGKFKQLEQVRNILPPQVSAVYIRQPEALGLGDAVARAQAVVGDEPFAVILADDLIDAGSDGVLKQLVDVYAREQCSVLGVEKVPMSDIHRYGVVDGRPAGNGLWEVKGIVEKPHREEAPSDVGVVGRYILTPAIFEMIRNTPRGAGGEIQLTDAIAALLAHERVLGCELKGVRYDCGDKLGYLQATVQYALKHPELSADFRAYLESQFSSAARSVS, encoded by the coding sequence ATCAGTAAACCGGTACGCAAGGCGGTCTTCCCGGTGGCCGGTATGGGTACGCGCTTCCTGCCCGCGACCAAGGCCAATCCCAAAGAGATGTTGCCGGTTGTGGATAAACCCTTGATCCAGTACGCAGCCGAGGAGGCGGTCAAGGCGGGGATCGAGGTACTGATTTTCGTCAATGGCCGTAGCAAGCGCGCCATTCCGGATCATTTCGACAAGGCCTACGAACTCGAAACCGAACTCGAGGCGCGCGGTAAGTTCAAGCAGCTTGAGCAGGTACGCAATATCCTGCCGCCTCAGGTCAGCGCGGTTTATATCCGCCAGCCCGAGGCGCTTGGCCTGGGCGACGCAGTGGCGCGGGCCCAGGCCGTAGTCGGTGACGAGCCCTTCGCGGTGATACTGGCCGATGACCTGATCGATGCGGGTAGCGACGGCGTGCTCAAGCAGCTGGTCGACGTCTATGCACGTGAACAGTGCAGCGTGCTTGGGGTTGAGAAGGTACCGATGAGCGATATCCATCGCTACGGCGTGGTCGATGGCCGGCCGGCCGGCAACGGCCTGTGGGAGGTGAAGGGGATTGTCGAAAAACCCCACCGTGAGGAGGCGCCTTCGGATGTGGGTGTGGTGGGGCGCTACATCCTGACGCCTGCCATTTTCGAGATGATCAGGAATACGCCGCGCGGGGCGGGCGGTGAAATACAGCTGACCGATGCAATCGCGGCGCTGCTGGCGCATGAGCGCGTGCTGGGCTGCGAGCTGAAAGGCGTGCGCTACGACTGTGGAGACAAGCTCGGCTATCTTCAGGCGACCGTGCAGTATGCGCTCAAGCACCCGGAACTGAGCGCCGATTTTAGGGCCTACCTCGAAAGTCAGTTTTCCAGCGCGGCCCGTTCGGTTTCCTGA
- a CDS encoding ATP-binding cassette domain-containing protein, which translates to MLRLTQLSLRRGPRLLLDSADLSIHAGWRVGLVGVNGTGKSSLFALIQGQLGADTGECHLPPEWTIAHVAQETPAVDTTALDYVLDGDAELRRLQAELATADDAGIAELHAELDNIDAYTAESRATRLLHGLGFAPGEEQRPVREFSGGWRMRLNLAQALMCRSDLLLLDEPTNHLDLDAVLWLEQWLAGYPGTLLLISHDREFLDHTVTHIAHLDDRRLTLYTGTYSDFEQARAQALIQQQAAHTRQQRQIEHLNRFVERFRAKATKARQAQSRLKTLERMALVAPVHSASEFDFDFGMPAKLPNPLLSLDDVAVGYDGHTLVDHANLGLRPGDRVGLLGPNGAGKSTLIKLLAGEIDPLRGQRNPSPHLAVGYFAQHQLEQLDPQASPLTHLLRMDPKAGEQSLRNHLGKFAFSGDRALDTAGQFSGGEKARLVLAMLCYRKPNLLLLDEPTNHLDLEMRRALAIALNRYEGAVVLVSHDRHLISSVCDTIVLVADGQAAPFDGDQADYARWLARRRRDETPGKPDKRETAADSNAIPPKVRRRQAAEQRQRLKALDDQVRRMEREHARLSKEKTALLEDLADPALYEAEHVPRLQELLRRQAALESALSEAEGAWLEASEALENARQSDQETERAALEN; encoded by the coding sequence ATGCTGCGCCTGACCCAACTTTCCCTTCGCCGGGGCCCCCGCCTGCTGCTCGATTCCGCCGACCTCAGTATTCACGCCGGCTGGCGCGTGGGGCTCGTCGGCGTCAATGGCACCGGAAAATCCAGCCTCTTCGCACTGATACAAGGCCAGCTCGGAGCCGATACCGGCGAATGTCACCTGCCACCGGAATGGACGATCGCCCATGTCGCACAGGAAACCCCGGCGGTCGACACTACCGCGCTCGACTACGTCCTCGACGGGGATGCCGAGCTGCGACGTCTCCAGGCCGAACTGGCCACTGCGGATGACGCCGGCATTGCCGAATTGCATGCCGAGCTGGACAACATCGACGCCTATACTGCGGAGAGCCGAGCCACGCGTCTCCTCCATGGCCTGGGTTTCGCGCCTGGCGAGGAACAACGACCGGTACGCGAGTTCTCCGGTGGTTGGCGGATGCGCCTGAATCTGGCCCAGGCACTGATGTGCCGCTCGGACCTGCTGCTGCTCGACGAGCCGACCAACCATCTCGACCTGGACGCCGTACTCTGGCTGGAACAGTGGCTTGCCGGCTATCCGGGTACGCTCTTGCTGATCTCGCACGATCGTGAATTTCTCGACCATACCGTCACGCACATCGCCCACCTCGACGACAGGCGCCTGACGCTTTACACGGGCACCTACTCCGATTTCGAACAGGCCAGGGCCCAAGCCTTGATTCAGCAGCAAGCGGCCCATACGCGCCAGCAGCGCCAGATCGAGCATCTGAATCGTTTCGTCGAACGCTTCAGGGCAAAAGCCACCAAGGCGCGCCAGGCCCAGAGCCGCCTCAAAACGCTCGAACGCATGGCCTTGGTCGCCCCGGTACACAGCGCCAGCGAGTTCGACTTCGATTTCGGCATGCCCGCGAAGCTGCCCAATCCCCTGCTCTCGCTGGACGACGTTGCCGTGGGCTACGACGGCCACACCCTGGTGGATCACGCCAACCTCGGATTGAGACCCGGCGACCGCGTTGGGCTGCTCGGCCCCAACGGTGCGGGGAAATCCACCTTGATCAAGCTGTTGGCGGGTGAGATCGACCCACTGCGCGGGCAGCGCAACCCATCGCCCCATCTGGCCGTCGGCTATTTCGCGCAGCATCAGCTTGAGCAGCTCGACCCGCAGGCCAGCCCTCTGACGCACCTGTTGCGCATGGATCCGAAGGCCGGCGAACAATCCTTGCGCAATCACCTTGGCAAATTCGCCTTCAGCGGCGACCGCGCGCTGGATACCGCCGGGCAGTTCTCGGGCGGCGAAAAGGCCCGGCTGGTGCTCGCCATGCTCTGCTACCGCAAACCCAACCTCCTGCTCCTCGACGAGCCGACCAACCATCTCGACCTGGAAATGCGCCGCGCGCTCGCCATCGCCCTCAACCGTTACGAGGGTGCCGTGGTACTGGTCAGCCATGACCGGCACCTGATCAGCAGCGTCTGCGATACCATCGTCCTGGTGGCGGATGGCCAGGCCGCGCCATTCGATGGCGATCAGGCGGATTATGCCCGCTGGCTCGCACGCCGCCGCCGCGATGAAACGCCGGGGAAACCGGACAAGCGCGAAACCGCGGCGGACTCGAACGCCATCCCGCCCAAGGTCCGCCGCCGGCAGGCTGCTGAACAGCGCCAACGCCTCAAGGCATTGGACGATCAGGTTCGGCGCATGGAGCGCGAGCACGCGCGGTTAAGCAAGGAGAAAACCGCCCTGCTCGAGGACCTGGCCGACCCTGCGCTCTACGAAGCGGAGCACGTCCCACGGTTGCAGGAACTGCTGCGTCGGCAAGCCGCGCTCGAGAGCGCATTGTCCGAAGCCGAGGGCGCTTGGCTGGAGGCCAGCGAAGCCCTCGAAAACGCCCGCCAGAGCGATCAGGAAACCGAACGGGCCGCGCTGGAAAACTGA
- a CDS encoding MinD/ParA family protein: MSSALPIRAKVIAVTSGKGGVGKTNISVNLAVALASRRRRVCLFDADTNQANVNILLGLRPTLTLEQVLDGRHPIDDILLKAPGNISIVPAASGIANGTDLDETRRERLSEALFSLERDFDYLLVDTAAGASQDVVFFLRAAALVVLVITPEPTSLTNAFSLIRVMRREGVHTPIQVIVNQVADAQEFRAVFRRFKGAVEKYLQCHVDAIGHVVSDETVATAVRIQRPVIFLRYDAPASLCFYELAQQLDHLASDHLPANTGSLAAAVDRASIGTAESRIPVSEPHALGRTRAGDLLSHVVEAVRSTPDLNQDDMAAGIGALISAFIHRFGTLPFPIDRMLYQYLEHNGYPAEPSRSIILTLENLYERHERKPLRDIEASVAKLMADAHEDEARMAALAQHVAQSFKRQFGHPPPLSGSAMIESVALGQHAPQTLRRLQHAIEEALQARAASPVELSAPSQGASE, translated from the coding sequence ATGAGCTCAGCGTTACCCATCCGGGCCAAGGTCATTGCCGTCACCAGCGGAAAGGGCGGCGTCGGCAAGACCAACATCAGCGTGAACCTGGCCGTCGCACTGGCCAGCCGTCGCCGCCGCGTCTGCCTGTTCGATGCGGACACCAATCAGGCCAACGTCAACATCCTGTTGGGGCTGCGCCCCACCCTTACCCTCGAACAGGTGCTCGATGGACGACACCCCATCGACGACATCCTGCTGAAGGCGCCCGGCAACATTTCCATTGTGCCAGCCGCGTCCGGCATCGCCAACGGGACGGATCTGGACGAAACCCGTCGCGAACGATTGAGCGAAGCCCTGTTCTCACTGGAGCGGGATTTCGATTATCTACTGGTGGACACGGCCGCGGGTGCGAGCCAGGATGTCGTCTTTTTTCTTCGTGCGGCGGCGCTGGTCGTGCTGGTCATCACCCCGGAACCGACTTCGCTGACAAACGCCTTTTCATTGATCAGGGTGATGCGCCGCGAAGGCGTCCATACCCCGATTCAGGTAATCGTGAATCAGGTTGCGGATGCCCAGGAGTTTCGCGCCGTATTCCGTCGATTCAAGGGCGCGGTGGAAAAATATCTGCAATGCCATGTCGACGCGATCGGTCATGTCGTATCCGACGAAACCGTCGCCACCGCCGTGCGCATACAACGGCCCGTGATTTTCCTGCGCTACGATGCGCCCGCAAGTTTATGTTTCTACGAATTGGCACAACAACTCGACCACCTCGCCAGCGATCATCTGCCGGCCAACACGGGCAGCCTGGCGGCTGCCGTCGACCGAGCCTCCATCGGCACCGCCGAATCCCGCATCCCGGTATCCGAGCCACACGCGCTCGGTCGCACGCGGGCCGGCGACTTGCTGTCACATGTCGTCGAAGCCGTACGCAGCACACCCGATCTGAACCAGGATGACATGGCGGCCGGCATCGGCGCACTGATCAGCGCGTTTATTCACCGTTTCGGCACGCTGCCTTTCCCGATTGATCGCATGCTGTATCAATACCTCGAACACAACGGATATCCGGCGGAACCGTCACGCTCCATCATCCTCACGCTGGAAAATCTATACGAGCGCCATGAACGCAAACCCCTGCGCGACATCGAGGCTTCGGTTGCCAAGCTGATGGCCGACGCCCATGAAGACGAAGCGCGGATGGCGGCGCTTGCGCAACACGTTGCGCAAAGTTTCAAACGCCAGTTTGGCCACCCGCCACCGCTTTCCGGCTCGGCCATGATCGAATCCGTTGCGCTCGGCCAGCATGCCCCGCAAACCCTGAGGCGCCTGCAACACGCTATCGAAGAGGCGTTGCAGGCACGCGCAGCGTCGCCTGTCGAACTCAGCGCCCCATCACAGGGCGCATCCGAGTAA
- a CDS encoding putative bifunctional diguanylate cyclase/phosphodiesterase: protein MPQHTAKILAVDDEPRLLDSLQQLLALHGYAITTANDGRAAIEQLRTDSFDIALIDLKMPDVNGQRIMRYVAENNIRTDIIVISGEASFETAVEAIRLGAHDFLLKPYAPEQLIKRIENTIERRKLKSDAVDIQERLKNSEKLHRFLVNTSPDIIYVLNEEGHFTFVNQRVHQLLGFTREELIGKHYTTLVHEDDLELAQYAFNERRTGTRATHNLELRLRTKDREGHSHKSFATSVMCVELNATGLYANTSGAHDNARRHLGTYGVARDISSRKQAEAIIRYQAYHDLLTGLPNRTLFKDRLNMVIAQARRVGQMVAVMFIDLDRFKIVNDTLGHVIGDQLLRAVGRRIQTCLREGDTLARLGGDEFVVLLPQLTHRESAATVGRKIIESLTPPFLIDQHELFVGASIGISLFPSDGNSDEELIKNADIAMYSVKNDTRGGYSFYTARMESTFSQHLDLEMGLRRALTNHEFAIHYQPQFDAQGQTVCGVEALLRWQHPERGLLYPGDFIPLAEEVGLIGHMTEWVIDTTVRQMKAWVDAGIAPPRMAINLSALDLKRSSLVGEITQALERHQLPGERIELEITENLIVQDINIATQRLTELARHGISIAIDDFGTGYSSLSYLHQLPIHTLKIDRSFVQDIVPERTGRSVIDAIIAMGHSLELTIVAEGVETELQKDWLAQKRCHGMQGYLFSRPLPTEAVTHLLEAAISRNVDVTVQAESR, encoded by the coding sequence ATGCCACAACATACCGCCAAGATACTCGCCGTCGACGACGAACCGAGGCTGCTTGACAGCCTGCAACAGTTGCTCGCCCTGCACGGCTATGCGATCACCACGGCGAATGACGGCCGCGCGGCGATAGAACAATTGCGCACGGACAGCTTCGACATCGCGCTCATCGATCTCAAAATGCCCGATGTCAACGGCCAGCGCATCATGCGTTACGTAGCCGAAAACAATATCCGCACAGACATCATCGTCATCAGCGGCGAGGCCTCGTTCGAAACTGCGGTCGAGGCGATCAGACTCGGTGCACATGATTTTCTGCTCAAGCCTTATGCGCCAGAACAGCTGATCAAACGCATCGAAAACACGATAGAGCGAAGAAAACTCAAGTCGGATGCGGTCGACATTCAGGAGCGGCTCAAGAACTCCGAGAAACTCCACCGCTTCCTGGTCAACACCTCTCCAGACATCATCTATGTCCTCAACGAGGAAGGCCATTTCACCTTCGTCAACCAGCGTGTCCATCAACTGCTGGGTTTTACCCGCGAAGAACTCATCGGCAAGCACTACACCACCCTGGTGCATGAGGACGATCTTGAACTGGCGCAATACGCCTTCAACGAACGACGCACCGGCACCCGGGCCACCCACAATCTCGAGTTGCGACTACGAACCAAGGACCGCGAGGGCCATTCGCACAAGAGTTTCGCCACCAGCGTCATGTGCGTCGAACTCAATGCCACGGGACTCTATGCCAACACCAGCGGCGCGCATGACAATGCACGCCGCCACCTGGGCACCTATGGCGTGGCGCGCGACATTTCGAGCCGCAAGCAGGCCGAAGCCATCATCCGCTACCAGGCCTATCACGACTTGCTGACCGGCTTGCCTAACCGCACCCTGTTCAAGGATCGGCTGAACATGGTCATCGCCCAGGCAAGGCGCGTGGGGCAAATGGTCGCCGTGATGTTCATCGATCTCGATCGCTTCAAGATCGTCAACGACACGCTGGGACACGTGATCGGCGATCAGCTCCTACGCGCGGTGGGGCGCCGGATACAAACCTGTCTGCGCGAGGGCGACACATTGGCGCGCCTGGGTGGCGATGAGTTCGTGGTTCTGCTGCCTCAACTCACCCATCGCGAAAGTGCCGCCACCGTCGGCCGCAAGATCATCGAGTCCCTCACACCGCCCTTTCTGATCGACCAGCACGAACTGTTCGTCGGTGCTAGCATCGGCATATCCCTGTTCCCGAGCGACGGCAACTCGGACGAGGAACTGATCAAAAATGCCGACATCGCGATGTACAGCGTCAAAAACGACACGCGTGGCGGCTATTCCTTCTACACGGCGCGCATGGAATCGACGTTTTCCCAGCATCTTGATCTTGAAATGGGATTGCGCCGCGCACTGACCAATCACGAATTCGCAATCCATTACCAACCCCAATTCGACGCCCAGGGACAAACGGTTTGCGGGGTCGAGGCCTTGCTTCGCTGGCAGCACCCGGAGCGCGGCCTGCTCTATCCCGGCGATTTCATCCCCCTGGCCGAGGAAGTCGGCCTGATTGGCCATATGACCGAGTGGGTCATCGATACCACCGTGCGTCAAATGAAGGCCTGGGTCGACGCCGGCATCGCGCCGCCACGGATGGCCATCAATCTTTCGGCACTCGACCTCAAACGTAGCAGCCTGGTTGGAGAAATCACGCAGGCGCTCGAACGGCATCAGCTCCCCGGCGAACGCATCGAGCTGGAAATTACCGAAAACCTGATCGTTCAAGACATCAACATCGCCACACAGCGCCTGACCGAACTCGCTCGTCACGGCATCAGTATCGCCATTGACGATTTCGGTACCGGCTATTCCTCGCTGAGTTATCTGCACCAGTTGCCGATCCATACGCTGAAGATAGACCGCTCGTTCGTTCAGGATATCGTGCCCGAGCGAACGGGCCGCTCAGTCATCGATGCCATCATCGCGATGGGGCACAGCCTGGAACTCACGATCGTGGCCGAGGGCGTCGAGACCGAATTGCAAAAAGACTGGCTGGCGCAAAAACGCTGTCATGGCATGCAGGGGTATCTGTTCAGCCGCCCCCTGCCCACCGAAGCGGTCACGCATCTTCTGGAAGCCGCCATCAGCCGAAACGTCGACGTCACCGTCCAGGCCGAAAGTCGCTAG